In the genome of Deinococcus sp. YIM 77859, one region contains:
- a CDS encoding bifunctional UDP-sugar hydrolase/5'-nucleotidase: MKLWFLCAALLGSVAAAAPLTVTILHTDDLHGHLDPVKVGEGMYGGYARQTALVREYAKRDPNPLILSGGDTFQGTLFYNVYQGLADVLFMNYQGYQAMAVGNHEFDNGPEALARFAQKAQFPLLAANLDLTQEPLLKDLIKPYAVLNVGGQKVGLIGAVTPDLPLISSPGENVRMLELMQSLKNSVKALQDQGINKIILLSHLGYPLEQEVAKTVPGIDVIVGGHSHTLLGTFDNKDFPKSEGPYPTVVQNPDGNRTLLVAAWEWGKVLGRLKVTFNDAGAVESFEGNPIVVSADLPEDPTAKRMIETLSVPIANLRRQVIGNTTRGLNGSREIVRRRESGMANVLADAALEAGQRAGAVIAFVNGGGVRSSIDAGPITFEEAITVQPFGNTLTILDLTGAEIKQALEHGVATWSENKGQFLHVSKGMSYTFDLSKPAGSRVTAVTLNGQPLDDNKTYTVAMNTFTANGGDGFEVFKKAKGRRLDTGTLDIDILVNYLKARPTVDAQPEGRIVILNEPK, translated from the coding sequence ATGAAACTCTGGTTCCTTTGCGCCGCGCTCCTTGGTTCCGTGGCCGCCGCGGCTCCCCTCACCGTGACCATCCTGCACACCGACGATCTGCATGGTCATCTCGATCCCGTTAAGGTGGGCGAGGGAATGTACGGTGGCTACGCTCGCCAAACGGCGCTGGTTCGCGAGTACGCCAAGCGCGATCCCAACCCGCTGATTCTCTCCGGCGGCGATACCTTCCAGGGCACCCTGTTCTACAACGTCTACCAGGGCTTGGCCGACGTGCTGTTTATGAACTACCAGGGCTATCAGGCGATGGCCGTGGGCAACCACGAGTTCGACAACGGCCCCGAGGCGCTTGCCCGCTTTGCCCAAAAGGCGCAGTTTCCCCTGCTGGCCGCCAATCTTGACCTCACCCAGGAACCGCTTCTCAAGGACCTGATCAAGCCCTACGCGGTCCTGAACGTGGGCGGCCAGAAGGTCGGCCTGATCGGCGCGGTGACGCCCGACCTGCCGCTGATCAGCTCTCCCGGCGAGAACGTGCGAATGCTGGAACTGATGCAGAGTCTGAAGAACAGCGTGAAGGCGCTCCAGGACCAGGGCATCAACAAGATCATCCTGCTCTCGCACCTCGGCTACCCGCTCGAACAGGAAGTCGCCAAGACGGTGCCCGGCATTGACGTGATCGTGGGCGGCCACAGCCACACCCTGCTGGGGACCTTCGACAACAAGGATTTCCCGAAGAGTGAGGGACCCTACCCGACGGTGGTCCAGAATCCCGACGGCAACCGCACGCTGCTGGTCGCGGCCTGGGAGTGGGGCAAGGTGCTCGGGCGCCTCAAGGTCACCTTTAACGACGCTGGAGCCGTGGAGAGCTTCGAGGGGAATCCCATCGTCGTCTCCGCCGATCTGCCGGAAGATCCCACCGCCAAGCGCATGATCGAGACCCTCAGCGTGCCCATCGCCAACCTGCGCCGTCAGGTGATCGGGAACACCACGCGGGGGCTGAACGGCAGCCGCGAGATCGTTCGCAGGCGCGAGAGCGGCATGGCGAACGTCCTGGCTGACGCCGCGCTGGAGGCCGGGCAGCGGGCTGGGGCGGTGATCGCCTTTGTCAACGGCGGCGGCGTGCGCTCCAGCATCGACGCGGGGCCTATTACCTTTGAGGAAGCCATCACCGTGCAGCCTTTTGGCAACACCCTGACGATCCTCGACCTGACCGGCGCGGAGATCAAGCAGGCGCTGGAACACGGGGTGGCCACCTGGAGCGAGAACAAGGGTCAATTCCTGCATGTCTCCAAGGGCATGAGTTACACCTTCGACCTCTCCAAGCCGGCGGGCAGCCGCGTGACTGCCGTCACCCTCAACGGTCAGCCCCTCGACGACAACAAGACCTACACGGTCGCCATGAACACCTTTACGGCGAATGGCGGCGACGGGTTTGAAGTCTTCAAAAAGGCCAAGGGCCGCCGCCTCGATACCGGCACCCTGGATATCGACATCCTGGTCAACTACCTCAAGGCCCGTCCTACGGTCGATGCCCAGCCCGAAGGCCGCATTGTGATCCTGAACGAGCCCAAGTAA
- a CDS encoding WecB/TagA/CpsF family glycosyltransferase — MPPIPFRHILGMRVDATSYPDATRRILAWAQAGEARYVCVANVHMTMEAHDSRDFQNVVNGAALVTPDGMPLVWALRALGVADASRVYGPTLTLHVCEAAAREGVPIALYGGTPENLETFARVLRARYPGIRLVCLIAPPFRPLTPEEDERYTRQIVDSGARIVFVGIGCPKQERWMAEHTRRIPAVLLGVGAAFDFHSGHVRQAPRLLQNLGLEWLFRLAMEPRRLWKRYAKHNPRFVALFLRQLTTASANSDQKHLS, encoded by the coding sequence ATGCCCCCCATTCCCTTCCGTCACATCCTGGGGATGCGCGTTGACGCGACGAGCTATCCCGATGCCACCCGCCGCATCCTGGCCTGGGCTCAGGCCGGGGAGGCCCGCTACGTCTGCGTCGCCAACGTCCACATGACGATGGAAGCCCACGACAGCCGCGACTTCCAGAACGTGGTGAACGGGGCCGCGCTCGTCACGCCGGACGGCATGCCGCTCGTCTGGGCGCTGCGAGCCCTGGGCGTGGCCGACGCCAGCCGGGTCTACGGCCCCACCCTCACGCTGCACGTGTGCGAGGCCGCCGCCCGCGAGGGTGTGCCCATTGCCCTGTACGGCGGCACCCCGGAAAACCTGGAAACGTTTGCCCGCGTGCTGCGCGCTCGGTACCCCGGAATCCGGCTGGTCTGCCTGATCGCGCCGCCCTTTCGGCCCCTCACGCCCGAAGAAGACGAACGCTATACCCGGCAGATCGTGGATTCCGGCGCGCGGATCGTCTTTGTGGGGATCGGCTGCCCCAAACAGGAACGGTGGATGGCCGAGCACACCCGCCGTATTCCCGCCGTGCTCCTGGGGGTGGGCGCCGCCTTTGATTTTCACTCCGGCCACGTGCGGCAGGCTCCCCGCCTCCTGCAGAATCTGGGGCTGGAATGGCTCTTTCGCCTGGCGATGGAGCCGCGCCGCCTGTGGAAACGCTACGCGAAGCACAACCCGCGCTTCGTCGCCCTGTTCCTGCGGCAGCTCACCACAGCCTCCGCAAATTCGGATCAAAAACACCTATCATGA
- a CDS encoding O-antigen ligase family protein produces MSGPLPKNVWPAPLLRLYPGWLIFLGGLAAGLLGVQQPLLAGALCVLVLLAATLWRVHARLPQLALGFIGVSLVGYAFLGKGYAYLGVPPLFVGELALGAGLLALLKVGRLGTRHTWGLVVLLGLFMLIGLANTLPYLGTYGITALRDAVIWGYAAFALIVAGLGLHLGWVERAVRQYARLIPWFLLFAPLSLILYRLAGGLIPVLPGSDVPLLKPKGGDIAVHLAGILAFLLLGLHRHFSPPRVAERPGREWLWWLLWLIGCLSVFTGRAALLTIAAAAAVLLLLRPLSRWGRPLYLGVLVLTLMTALNVRVDLGVGREVSVPGLLLNLRSITEDTGTSTRDGSREWRLAWWNDIVGYTLHGPYFWTGKGYGINLADADGYQVEEDSSLRSPHNGHLTFLARSGVPGFTAWVLLQAAFALSLLRASFRARAAGQTVWSHLFLWILAYWLAFLVNAAFDVFLEGPQGGIWFWSLFGFGLAALEVYRRQVASPVSPT; encoded by the coding sequence ATGAGCGGCCCTTTGCCGAAAAACGTCTGGCCTGCCCCTCTCCTTCGCCTGTATCCCGGGTGGCTGATCTTCCTGGGGGGACTGGCCGCCGGCCTGCTGGGGGTACAGCAACCGCTGCTGGCCGGGGCGCTGTGCGTGCTGGTGCTGCTGGCCGCTACCCTCTGGCGGGTACATGCCCGGCTGCCCCAGCTCGCCCTCGGCTTCATCGGCGTGTCGCTGGTCGGGTACGCCTTCCTGGGCAAGGGGTACGCCTACCTCGGCGTGCCCCCCCTCTTCGTGGGCGAACTGGCGCTGGGAGCGGGCCTGCTGGCCCTGCTGAAAGTGGGGCGGCTGGGGACCCGCCACACCTGGGGCCTGGTGGTGCTGCTGGGCCTCTTCATGCTGATCGGGCTGGCGAACACGCTGCCCTACCTGGGGACCTACGGCATCACGGCCCTGCGGGACGCTGTGATCTGGGGGTACGCCGCCTTTGCGCTGATCGTCGCGGGCCTGGGGCTGCACCTGGGTTGGGTGGAGCGTGCGGTACGGCAGTACGCGCGGTTGATCCCCTGGTTCCTGCTGTTTGCGCCGCTCAGCCTGATCCTCTACCGGCTGGCCGGAGGGCTGATTCCCGTTCTGCCGGGCAGTGACGTGCCCCTCCTGAAGCCCAAGGGCGGTGACATCGCCGTGCACCTGGCTGGAATCCTGGCCTTTTTGCTGCTGGGCCTGCACCGACACTTCTCCCCGCCCAGGGTTGCGGAGCGGCCTGGCCGCGAGTGGCTGTGGTGGCTGCTGTGGCTGATCGGCTGCCTCAGCGTCTTTACGGGGCGAGCGGCCCTACTGACCATCGCGGCGGCGGCAGCCGTGCTGCTGCTGCTGCGGCCCCTCAGCCGCTGGGGCCGCCCGCTGTACCTGGGCGTTCTGGTCCTCACGCTGATGACAGCCCTGAACGTCCGGGTCGACCTCGGGGTAGGCCGCGAAGTCTCCGTGCCGGGTCTACTCCTGAATCTCCGCAGCATCACCGAGGACACCGGCACGTCCACCCGCGACGGCTCGCGCGAGTGGCGCCTTGCCTGGTGGAACGATATCGTCGGCTACACCCTGCACGGTCCCTACTTCTGGACCGGCAAGGGGTACGGCATCAACCTCGCCGACGCCGACGGCTACCAGGTCGAGGAGGACAGCTCGCTGCGCAGCCCGCACAACGGGCACCTGACCTTCCTCGCGCGCTCGGGCGTGCCCGGCTTCACGGCCTGGGTGCTTCTCCAGGCTGCGTTCGCGCTGAGCCTGCTGCGTGCCTCCTTCCGTGCCCGCGCCGCCGGGCAGACCGTGTGGTCTCACCTGTTCCTGTGGATTCTCGCCTACTGGCTGGCCTTTCTGGTCAATGCTGCCTTTGATGTTTTTCTTGAAGGCCCCCAGGGCGGCATCTGGTTCTGGAGCCTGTTCGGCTTCGGGCTGGCGGCCCTAGAAGTGTACCGCCGTCAGGTTGCCTCGCCCGTTTCTCCCACCTAA